A region of the Deinococcus planocerae genome:
GGCAGAGCATCGCCAAGGTGAACGCGGCAAAGACCAGTAGCACCCAGCGGTCGAGCCCCTGAGCGGTTCGCAACGCGAACCGGTTGAGCCCAAAGCCGTGCTTGGCCTCTTTGAAAAATGACTCGATGGCCCAGCGCCGTGCGCCCTCACGGGCGACCCTGTCGCCCGCGAGCAGTTGAGAGGCGACCGAGAAAAAGGTCCGCTCCCCTCGGTCGACCCGGGCCAGGGTCAGGGGCTCCCAGGGCCAGTTGGCCAGATGAATCCAGCCCCCGTGTTCACAGTCCTCCACCGTGACGTGGCCGGGATGGTCGGTGCGTCGAGTTGAACGGACCCCGACCACGAACTCAAAGCCCAGGTCCCGCACACCTTGCAGGAAGGCCGAGGACTCGAAACCACTGTCCCCCAACACCCACACGTCGAAGCGGCGACTTACCTCGGCGGGCACGGTTGCCAGCAGGTCCAGGGCGAGCCGGACGGGGGAAGGGGACCCCTTCCCCCGGTACACTCGGTAGCCCACAGGGAACTTGAAGTTCCCATACACCGCGTACAGCACCACCAGATGAATGCCGTAGACCTCGTTGTAGACGCGGACGAAGGGCAGCTTGCGTCCCGTCTTTGGAACGCTCGTCAGGTCGACACACAATCGCAGGCGAG
Encoded here:
- a CDS encoding transposase; translated protein: MWNLKLRGERARILADALLAVPTSPYQQRSLEAALGLFLDLKTKKALHRAQPVSASALSRLLNVYEWDTAVCWATLVQGQWQALLRAARRKHLPRLRLCVDLTSVPKTGRKLPFVRVYNEVYGIHLVVLYAVYGNFKFPVGYRVYRGKGSPSPVRLALDLLATVPAEVSRRFDVWVLGDSGFESSAFLQGVRDLGFEFVVGVRSTRRTDHPGHVTVEDCEHGGWIHLANWPWEPLTLARVDRGERTFFSVASQLLAGDRVAREGARRWAIESFFKEAKHGFGLNRFALRTAQGLDRWVLLVFAAFTLAMLCRADTLSLEQAAEVAARVALPLLVIQRLAAQVCREEEFLRQHGYSLTLSRCKT